ACCGTTCATCCATTCCCTGACACTTCTAAAAACACTTCTCATTAGTGCAATAGTACCCATTCTTGTCGTTGGGTAAGGTTGATTAGATTTTCGGTCTTGGTTTCTCTTTGGACCTGAAGCCATTTTCAGAGCTGCTTCGGATTTTACAATTTCTCCTGATGTTTTCATTATCAAACCCACACCACATATGACGTTCGCACTTCCCGGGCCTGTATAGACTGTCGTTACACCTCCACCTATGGCGTCTTTAAAAGCAGGATCATAGAAATTAAGTGCGTCGATAGCTCTCATTTGAGGAGTAACAGGTCCTGAAACATCATTAACATCTGAATATTCCCAGTCCAAACCTTCTGGTATTAAACCTATATGACTATGAGCATCTATAAAGCCGGGTGTAACGAACTTATCCTTAGCATCAATTATTTCAACATCAGGACTCAGTTCTTTCATCGGACCAACATAAGAAATCTTGCTATTCTCTATCAACACAAGGCCATCATCTATGTTTTTCCCTGTTCCTGTCCATATTTTTCCCCCTACAACTGCAATCATTAGTCAATTCCCCCTTTGTAACAGACTTCTCCATCTACGATGGTATATTCAACGTGTGTATCAGGACTAAAGGGTTCTCCAGACAGAATGACTATGTCAGCGTCTTTCCCGGGTTCTATAGAACCCACCCTATCATCAATGCCAAGTATTTTAGCCGCATTAACAGTTATCAATGAGAGCGCTTGGCTTATTGAATAACCTTCTGCAGTTGCTAGTCCTGCTAACATATCCAAATACTCAATTGGTATAGTTGGATGGTCCGTTGTAATAGAGAAGACCAGCTCCCTGATTTTTGAAAGATTGGATGAATCGAGGTTTTCCAGTTCCGTTCCGCGTTTAGAAAATACTATTGGGCCATAAACTATTGGTACATCGGTAAGTTCATCTTTAACCAAAAATGCCTCTGTTGCGTGATCGAGTATGACCTTAATGCTAAATTCTTGGGAAAATCTAAGAACTGAAACAATATCTCTTGCAGTGTGTATATGGACTCTTAAAGGGATTTTGCCTTCAATTACAGGGACAAGTGCTTCTAGTTTTGGATCATAATTCTTCTCCTCTTTCAAGGAATATTCTTTTGCTTTCAAAAACATTTTCCTTAGTTCCGACATTATGCCCATCCGTGTGGTTGGACTTAATTTCTGCTCAGCCAGGAATCTTTTTGGGTGTTCACCAACCGCCACTTTTACGAAAGCTGATTCTTCGATCATTCTCTTGTTTGTCTTAAATATAGCCCCCTGTCCTGGCATAATAGTTATTCTTTCCACGCTTGATCCAAATGACATGTAAGCCCCTGGCAAAATCCCAACTGTTGTAACCCCTGCACTCAACGCACCGTCAAATGCTGGATCAAAAACATCCATACCTTCTACAACATTTAATTGAGGGGTAATTGGGTCAACAAGATCAATACCATGGTCCCCAGGATCTCCCTCGAGTCTGTAAATACCAATATGTGTATGGGGGTCAATAAATCCAGGTACTATAAACTTATTTGTGGCGTCAATAACCTGATCAGTCGGAAGATTTTTGAGAGCAGAGCGTGTGGTAATTTCTGTTATCTTTCCGTTATCAATAAAAATTACAGCGTCTTCAATTTGCTCACTTGGAGTTAATACTGTCCCACCAATGATTATCAAAACCATTCCCCCTCCACAGATTAGTTGATAGTGTTACCTGCTTTAATAAAACATGCTAAAATTCCCATTGTTTCATAAAAAAGTAAGTACTCTCCTCAACGACGGATATTCACAAGACTCGTCATAACTTTGTCTGTTTCTGCTGAAAATTCTGTAAGGTCAATCTTATCTTGGTTGTCTCGGTTTTCATCTATTACTTTTGTACACAAACGCATGGATCTTTGTGCTCAATTTAGTTATGAAATACTACTTCACTTCAAAATTAGTTCGGTTACCTTACCATACTATTTTTAAATCGGATTATAACATCTACTAATAATCATCTCCAAATCCCTCAGGGAAGACTATGAATCCGCGGAAAAACAGCTTACAACGTTATTTGAGCAAACGACGGACATATCGTAACCAGAGTTCTAATATATCGTAACCGAAGTTCTAATATATCGTAACCGGAGTTCTAAATGATGACTGCTGTGTAGTTAAACTTTGTAAAGAGAACGCGGTGCGTTAGATGAATTTCCTTATGGTGGATCTAAAAATGACATGCTACAAAATAGTCCAAACAAGCGAGAATCTCAGCTTATGCACTTTGAATTAACAAAGAACTCGAAGGCAATTGTACGAACAAAATGTCCTACTTCAATCGTTTTCTTGGCAGCCCAAAGATAGTAGTTGAACCTGAATTCTTCCAAGAAATCCCTGAGCCCAATCTGGTCTTTGGCAGAACGATAGAACCTCTTGTGGAATAGAACTTTCCAAGATGCTCGGTTCTATTTCCACGCCATTTGATCACAATTTCATTCAATATGACGCATTTAGGAGAGATGGATTCAACTATCAAATAAGATAATGCTCCAGTGGAAATGGAATTTGAGTTCAGGAACCTTAAGTTTGAAGATCGAGAGCAATCACATAACTCAGTAAGTCTTTTGGTGTTTTATAGTTTGCTAATAACAGTGTAGAGGAATAACTAAGAACGAATCTTTCCTGCTCTTTTTGGTTGAAGCGAATAGTCTTAATGACATCCGGGAGAATCTGTGAACTTTTCGTGGGGGGCATGGAATTATCTTTTCGTATGGTTTGGTTAACACTGCATGTTTTGCCTTTTTGAAGATACGAGGGTTTTTTATTTTTACAGCATTCATTTTATATTGCTTAATTGAATGAGGTGCAGAAGATCAATTTCGACAGATATGCCGGTATAATGCAGATGAAAGAAACACAAAAACATATGATGTTTCCGTGTTTTTTCGTTTAGAATGGAAAGCATTATTACCAAAATTCAGAAATGCCTTAAACATTTGATTTTAGAGTATCAAGCCTTCATCTTCCAGTAGTCCTCGGGGTTTGAGGTTACCGCTATTCTTATAAGCGCATTTTCAAATTCTTCAGGAGTCCATTCGATGTCAGGATATTTTTCCCAGCAGTTGTCAAGGATTCTGTTCAACCCTGTTTCAAGGCCTTTTAGTTCGTTGCGGGTGAAGATATTGTGTTCAAAGGATAAGTTAGTAATATATACCCTGTTTATTCTTTTTACCTTTCCTATGCTTTGCACATTTATGAATACTCTTCTTATCGTACCGTAATACTTGATGAGCAAAAGAGGCATCCAGATGGTTTTTCCATCGGACCCGGTGGTTATAACTTCTCTGAGTTTCACAGCATAAATGCTTCTTTTCTCTCTTGCCGCGCTCTTCATCGCAGCCCAGTGTTTCATAGGGTTTATTTTGTTCACCCAGTAAAGATATAATGAATATTCTGACTCGTTCTCGGGCATCAGAACGTAGTTTAGTAGCTTAAATTCCTCTCTCAATCTGCTAATTATACCCACCCTGGACCTCCTTTCAACTTCGTTGTGGAATTGCTCTCTATTATTTATTATGGCATTCATTGTGCAGTGCCCTACTACTATTATAAAGGAGTTTATGGGAGTGGTAGCATGAAAAGCATAATGGTTCTTGTTTTTTAGTTGTTCTCAGTGCCTTTGGCGTAAGTTGCAGCGGATGCTGGCGGTCTTCACCAACACCGTACTTGCTTTTGCAGACGAAGTCGCAGCTCCAAACCGTTTTGTGGCTTGCATATCCACAAAGAGCCGTTTACCATTGTCCGTCTTCCGTTGACCGATAAGAACCTCTTCTTGGAAAGAGCGGGTTTAGAGTATGGGGTATAGAAAAAACCGAGAGCCGAAAGCCGGTGAGCACGCTGGCGCGTGAGTAAGTCCAGCTACACCAGGGATTAGCACTTCTTCGAAGTGGATATGCGTTCCTACGGAACGGCTATGCGCCTTCGGCGGAAAGAGCTTTGTCATAAACCGGCTCAAAGAGCCGCAGGTCCGCGACGTAGGAGCGCTTGTCCACACGAAGTGTGCATATCCTGACAGAGTCAGCATATCACGCGCCCTTTGCGTTCTCTCGGATCTCTGGTTTTTTCCATACCCCAGACCCTATACCCCAAACCCGCTCTTTTCTAATCTCTATTCTCTAGTCTCTAATCTCGAATCTCGGTTCTCGATTATCACCTACAACCAACAACCTACCACCCACAACCGTTTCTCACATCTGCTGCAAGCGTGTCTTCCTGACGGAGTCAGTCGTACCTATATCAAGAACTTTCCATCTTTGTAGATTAGTTCACCGTCGGCGTAGATCTCGCCGCCTTTTCTCATGTCGCAGAGCATGTCCCAGTGAATGTCTGATTCATTTTTGCCACCTGTTTCGGGGTAAGATCTTCCGAGGGCGAGATGAACAGTGCCACCGATCTTTTCGTCGAAGAGCATGTTCTTTGTGAACCTTGTGATATTGTAATTTGTGCCCATGGCGATCTCTCCCACATACCTCGCACCTCTTATCTCGAGGAGCTGTTCGAGAAGTTCCTGCCCCTTTGAGGCTTCGGCCTTCACCACTTTACCGTTTTCAAAAGTAAGCCTGATATCTTCAATCTCTCGTCCTTGGTAGATTCCTGGAAAGGAAAAGCGAATGTGTCCGTTCACCGTGTCTTCAACGGGGCCTGTGAAAACTTCGCCGGAGGGAAAATTTACATGTCCATCGCTGTTAATCCATTTTCGTCCTTCGATGCTCATTTCGATATCCGTGTCTTCTGAAACTATTCTGAGGTGCTTTTTCGTGTTCAGGAAATCCACGTATTTCTGTTGTTCATCGTGAATTCTTTTCCATTCAGCTACAGGGTCATCGCTGTCTAAATGACAGGCAGTGTATACGAAATCTTCGTAATCACTCAGCGACATGGAAGCTTCCTGCGCATCAGCTTCAGTGGGAAACTGGGTGCCACACCACCGCAGCTCGCCCTTTCCCATGCGATCAAAGAAGATTTCCATCAACTTACTCCTGCCTTCGGCATTCTTTTTCACATTTTCGGGAGGGACATTGCTCAGCATTCTAGTATTGGAAGTCCCCAAGATTGAAATTAAAGCATCCACCGATTTTGCCATTGTCATGACGCTTTCAGGCACATAAGTTAGTTGTTCGTCGTTCCCAAATTTCAACAATTTCTCCCTCAATGCCGTGTCATCTATCACCACCTGTATGAGCGCGCCGGCATTCAAAGCTTCCTGATATACCGCTCTGATGAGCGGTAGAGAAACTACTTCTCCATTTATCATGAGTTTTTCACCGGGCTTCAGAGTCAGACAGTACTCAACAAGTACTTTTGCGTGCTTAAGAATTCTTTCGTCCATAACACACCTCCTTGTGGAGATTTGTGGAGAATAACATAAAATTATATCATGCTGTTGAAAAGGGAAAGTTGCTCTAAATGCCACAGTGAAGAGCTTCTAATATTTTGTGCCGATTTGATATGATAATATATCATATATAATTAACTTCCAAGGGGTGAAAAGATGCACAGATAATTCCACCTTCCGCATAGCAACATAATTGGGAATGCGAGTGGCCACGGCCACAAAGTTTTCTTTTGGAGGTGGAATTATCATGCTTCATATAAAACAACTTCGTTTTTCTTTCGGCGCTAATGAAGTGCTTAAAGGTGTAGATCTCGATATTCTTCCGGGTGAAGTCGTTGCCCTGCTTGGAGCGAACGGTTCTGGTAAGACAACATTGCTCAACATCATCCGTGGTGTTTTGAAACCAGATTCTGGTGCAGTTATTTTGGAAAATACGGTGAGATTCGCCTTTCTTCCACAGGAAACTCCCCCTTTTGAGGGTACCGCTATGGAGTTTCTTCTGGAAAGTTTTCCGGAAATTGGGCGAATTTATCGAACTATGACTTCACTTCCCATTGATTCTCCGGATTATGCAGAAGCGATAAACGAGTTCCACAAACTCGGTGGCTTCGAACTTGAAGCGAAAATCAACGCCAGGCTTTACAAATACGGTTTTGTCGAAGAAGATTTGAAACGCCCCTATTCCAGTTTTTCCAAGGGACAGCAAAGGCTCTGGGCAATTTTTCGGGTCTTTTTGAGGGGAGCTAATCTTCTCCTACTCGATGAACCCACCAATCATCTCGACCTGCAAATGTGCCAGAAGCTTGAGAGAGTCATTCTCGAATACAAATCAAAAAAATGTAGTGTGCTTCTTGTGAGCCATGACAGGCTTCTGATAGACAGGGTGGCAGACAGGAGCTATTATTTGAAAACAGGAACCGCAGTATCGGTAAATGGCGGCTATTCCCTCATGTTATCCCATCTTAAAAGCGATTTTGAATCGAGATTGAGGGAAGCAAAGGAGATAGAGCGAAAAATAAAACAGCTGGAATTTGAAGTGTCCAGAAGAATTTCCTGGGCATCGAGTAAAGAGGCGAAAAAGAAATTCGCCGACAAGGTGATGAACAAGGGACATATAGGGCGCAAAGCTGCAAAACTCGCGAAGCGGGCGAAAGCAGTGCAGAAACGAACACAGGCGATGATTCGAGAGTTAAAAGAGAAAAAGCCTTTCGTTGAGAAACCTATTGAAATCGAGCTTCCACAGTATGAAGTTTCATCGAGGAAGGTGATTTCTGCCACCGGGTTGAGCTTTGCCTTTGGCACAAAAACACTGTTCAGAGACGTGAATCTTGAACTGTATACAAAAGACCGGGTAGGACTTATCGGACCGAATGGTTGCGGAAAAACGACGCTCATGCGCTGTCTCGTGGGAGAATTGAAACCTCAGGGCGAATTATACAGGAACGACAATGTCAGGTGGAAGTATATCCCCCAAGATGTGAGGGCGTTCTTCAGAACCGGATCATTGATAGATAACTTGCGTGTACCTGAGCTTGATGAACTCCAGCTCAGACAAGCTCTTGGGGCAGCGGGCTTTAGAAGAGACAAGGTATTCCAAGATGTAGGTTCGTTGAGCTATGGGGAGCTCATGAGAGCTGCGATTCTCAAAGCGATGCTGGAAAAGATTGAGTTCCTATTCCTGGACGAGCCAACAAACCATTTGGACATCGAATCCCTCGAAATTCTGGACCGGCTCTTCAATGCATTTCCAGGTGGTATGTTTTTCATAAGCCATGACAGGCATTTCATAGCCACCCACGGAGACAGCTTGTACACCTTTGAAGCTGGGAACATAAGGCTTTTGTTTGAAGAAACTCCCGTCGACCTTACGGAGTTTTCCCGGACCATTGAAATCATTTCTCAGACATCAGAAGATGTTAAGAACGAGAAAGAAAAATAAAAGGTACGCAGGAATTAAATTGGAAAAGTGAAAGAAATGTAACTAAATCGAACCGCAAATGGGGGAGAGAGCATGTTTACATAAGGCTTGCAGTCGTTGGCAGGAAGGTTTTTGGAATATATAAAACGATCACAAAAGAGCTGCACGGATGATGATAGACAGAATAAGAAATTTTCAAGGACGCTTTGAGCTCAACAAAAAGTTGTCGACTCTTGGAGTGGAAAGGGAACAATTAGCAAAATGGTAGAACTTCCTACAGTGCCATGTATAAAGTCATAGAAACAACGCCAGGTATATTGAATAAAGAAGATCTTCTCGAAATACTCAAAAAGGCTTTTTGAGATCGACTTCAGCCCTCTGTATAATTGAACACACCGACAAAAAGGAGGGAGAGCAATGCCTAAGGTAACGGAGAAGGGCCAGATTTTTGTGTGTGAAATTTGTGGAAACGTTGTAGAGGTTAAAGAAGTTGGTGGCGGTGAGTTAGTTTGCTGTGGCCAACCTATGACCTTAAAAGAGAATTAGTTGTTTCTTAAACTATCATAACTGTGGCATTAGCAATGTGATTTTTGTTGAAAAAGCCTTTTAAAAGAGGCTTTTTCAATATGAACAGTAGTGGTGAGCTCTTACCTGCCGGGTTTTGTGCTGGGTTACCGGATTCAAAATTCCTGGTTTCTGGTGTAAAGTGAAATGAAATGATATGTAAGAATCTTCAACCAGTGTGATAGCTATTAAGATTTTATCAAACGACTAAAAATAAATCAGTGGTAAAATGATTATTATCATTATGTTATTATGTGGACCAGCCGAATCCGGAGGCGAGCAAATGAGAAAGAAAACGCTGTGGTTGATATGGATTTTAGGTACCGTCTTATTGTGGGAACTTTCCAGAGTTAATTATTTGTTCTTTCACTCGATTATCGAGACCCTGGCTATTGTTGTTGGCTTTTCAATATTTGTCATCGCGGTATTTTCCTATCGATTTATAGACAACTTATTTATCAAAAAATTGGGAATTGTTTACTCAGCGGTTATTATTGTAGACTTTGTGCATATGCTCTCTTATAAGAATATGGGAGTTTTTTTGAATTTTGACGCCAATCAACCCACTCAGTTCTGGATACTTGGAAGGGTTTTGGAAACCTTCGGGCTGTTATATGCAGTTGCTTTAAGTGACAAGCATAATAAATTCTTCTGCTGCATTTTTTATCCCATCACTGCTGCTGGAATCTGGGCTGTATTTGCACGTGCTTTTCCGGACTGTTTCATTGAAGGACAGGGTCTTACTCAATTCAAGGTTTTTACAGAATATGTGCTTGTATCCGTGATAGTTGTTTTGCTATTCTACGCAAAGAAAATCAAAAAACCGGATATTGAGCCCTATAAATCAGCGCTATTTTTCTCCCTTGCTTTTACTGCTCTTGCTGAGCTCTCTTTTACCTTATATTCCGATGTCTTTGGCTTTTTCAACATGCTTGGGCATTTATTCAGACTGATGTCTTATGTATCGATACTCAATGGTATCGTAATACAGAGCATTAAAGTACCTTTGAGGACACTTTATAATCAAGTTCATTTAGAGAAAGAGAAATTCCGAAAGGAAGCTCACTTGGACTCACTTACAGGCGTAAATAACAGAAGATTCCTCGAGCTTTATACGAGCGCTGAATGCAAAATGTTCGAAGAGCAATTATTCAGCGTTGCCATGATAGATGTTGATAATTTCAAAGAGATAAACGACCGATATTCGCATATGATAGGAGATGAGGTTCTTAAAGTGATCGCAAAAGCGATCAAGAAAGTCGTTCGAAAGGGCGACATTGTCATTAGATATGGCGGGGATGAATTTTTGGTAATCTTTCCAGGAGCGAGCGCTAAAGATGTTGAAATGCCATTAAAACGTGTTCAAAAAATCCTTGAAGAAGAAGCAGAAAAGTTTAAGTTTTCGATTACTATCTCTTATGGAATTGCTGAAGGAACAAAAAAAGAGGATTTTTACAAAGCCTTGAAGATCGCTGATAAAAGGCTCTATGAAATGAAACAGCATATGAAAGAGCTTCATGAAAGGAACTCTTTGGACTGAAATTCATTTAAAATTCTACGAATGGGTTAACACTAACTTCAAACGATTTCCCGCATTTTCCAAAACCCTGAAATGAAGATTTGCGTTTCTCTCTGTGAATTCCGAAATCGTTGTGTAAGCCAGTATTGAAGGCAAATGGGACAATCATCCTTATATGCTGATGCTCACAAATCCGCCAGTGATTGCCTAAATAAGTGTTTGCAGAAATCTTGTTTAGTTTTTGGAAAGACTTTTCAATCCAGTTTAATAAACGAGTTGCCCGTTTTCCCTAACGTCTTCTGTAAGTACAAAAAGATTTATTTTAAGTCTTCGTGATCATATTCAATCTACTGATATTGTTTATTCTCTGCGAATCCTTTGACCAAATAACCTCGGTGATTCCAAGAGAATTGAAGAGGAATTCTTTAGCGGATTCAAGGGCACTTCTTCCCGTAATTTTTGAATGACTGCAGGCACCGGGTGGAAAGCTCCTGTGTTATAAATAAATTTTTCTCCCGGCGTATCCTCCATAGCAGATTGAGCATAAAAATGTTAGAAGTATTTTCTGGGCACGTGCCTTAGTACCCTTTTGAAGGTATAATACGCTGCATAAAGTTCTCACTCACCTTTTATAACCTTAAGATTCCACTTTAAAAAAGTCACAGTTACTTTGAATGCACCTTTCAGGATTTTCCCCGAGAAGAGGAAGATACCAATCCCGACAAGCATAGTACCGAATATGAAGAGCAATTCCTGGTTCAAATTTGAGAAAGGCAGCAAAACGTTTCCCGGATAATAGTAATAAAACACAGGCAAGGCGACAAAAGCCGCTGCGATTGTAAAGATGGCAAAAATCAAAGCGTAAAACACTGCAAGAAAGGGGAGGGTAACAATTAAATTGAAAAATCCCAGACCTATTATGCTCATTATAGCTGTGAAAATGCTTCTGCTTTCATGTTTTTCATCGAGTACCCTGACGTTATGTTCTGCGAGTATTAATCTTGCGATCTTATCCGGATTACCTAAATCGCGACATATTTGATCTTCTGTCTTCCCCTGCCTTATTCCTTCCTGAAAATGCTCTCTGTAATCTTGAAGATACTCTTCTCTTTCAAGTGGCTTGAGCCTTTTTAAGCCCTTTTCTAATCTTCTTATGTATTCAGTACTGTCCATCTTCATCCCCCCTACCGAGGAGTTTGTTCACTCCGTTGTAGAATTCAAACCATTTTTTCCTTAGCTTTTTGTATTTAGCTACACCTTCGGGAGTGAGTTTGTAATACTTTCTTGCAGGTCCTTCAGAAGATTCTCTTATATAAGAAGTTAGCAAACCCTCCCTTTGCAAACGTTTAAGGAGAGGGTAGATCGTTCCTTCAGAAATCTGAATAGCCGTTGAAATTTTTTCCACGAGCTGATATCCATAGCAATCTTCCTCTGAAAGGACGCTGAGGACACACAGGTCCAATACGCCCTTTTTCATCTGCTTGTCCATCACTATACCTCTTTTCAATAAGGGCAATTTGTCAGTGCCCGCTAATTCTTATGTTTGAATTACTGGTGCTTAGATCTATATACAAATTTCCGCCCCCATAGATGCTGCCACTGATACTGGTTTTACCTATTTCTTTCGCGAGAACAGGTACATTATCCAGAATGATCCTCCCGTTGGAAGTATCGGCATCAATAACCGCACCGGTGCCATAAGGGACAATAAGTTCAATCTCTCCATTGCTAGTACTAAGTTCCAGATGACCAGATTCTGGGAGTTCTGAATCCAGAACGATTCTCCCGTTTGAAGTTTTCAGAGTGTTGTTTGTTCCTGTAAGCAAGGAATCTCTTACATATATACTGCCGTTAGAGGTTCTTAGAAATACCTGCGCCTTTGAATTCTTCAATTCCATAGATGCATTTGAAGTTTTGACATAAAGATAGCCCGTGAACCCATTGGCATAGAACTCTCCATTTGAACTATCAAGTTTTGCGTTGCCAGAAACTTTAAACAGGGAAATAGAGCCATTTGATGTGTCTCCCGTGATTTGAGTGTTGAGGTTTGAAAAGTTCAAATCTCCATTGCTTGTCTTGACCTCAACTCTGTCTACAAGGCCATATGGCACTTTGATGACCATTGAAACACCATAGCTCTTTAAAAATGCGGTTTTCGTCAACCTAGGAGTTACAATTCTTAATGTGTTCCCAAGAAATGTGATTTCTGGCTTTGTTAACTCAAAAAGCTCTTCTAGCCTGCCTTCAGGGTAACCTGTGTACCTCTGTTTTACTTCGAGCTGAATATCACTGTTATCCCAGCCTTCTACTCGAACGTACCCATTGATGGTGTTTATGTAAATCTCATCGATTTGTGGGTTTGAAAAAACCTCTGTGTATTCATTCTGATAGTTCGTAGAATCTTCGAATTCAAATCCATGAAAATCTATAGGTCCTATTAAGAATGAAGCTCCAATCAAAATCAAACCAAGGGCTAGAATTATCCCGGCAATTATATTTCCTTTTTTTCTTTGCACGATGTTCCCTCCCTTTGAATCGAGTCTTTCGAATCTTTGCAAAAACAAAACAGCTTTTCTGTAAAAGGATAGTATCGCATAGTAGCTTGTAATACAAGGTAGCGTGAGTTACAATATACACAATTAAAAATTACAATTATATTGGTGCTCCTCTTTTTTAATGCATTCGATTTTTTTGTTTGCTGCTTCGGGTATCTCATACAGTCAAATCTTAAATGCCCTGATGTTAGAATGGTAGTGAACCTTTTTTATATGGAGTGAGCGCGAATGATTAAATTCAGTCCTAAATTGAAAGCAAAGCTCTGGGTGCCAATAGATAAAATTGAAAAGGAAGCTCTGGAACAAATCAGAAATCTTTCCACGATTCCGGATCTTTTCAAATGGATAGCGGTGATGCCAGATGTACACCCGGGTTATGGTATGCCCATAGGTGGCGTCGCGGCATTGAAGGGCTGTGTTATCCCCAACGCCGTGGGCATGGATATCGGTTGCGGCGTGGTCTGCATAAAAACCAATCTTACGACCGACGAAATTCACAGCTACCTGACCGAAATCCTAAGACAGATATTGCAAGAAATACCAGTAGGATTCAAATGGAGGAAGAAAGCTGTACAGACGGACTTCTGGGAAAAGTACGAAATAGAAGATCCCGTCATATCCAGTGAGAAGAACAACGCTAAAAAGCAGCTTGGCACTCTGGGTGGTGGGAACCATTTTATCGAGATACAAAAGGACGAAGAAGGGACGGTATATCTAACGCTTCATAGCGGTTCGCGCAATCTCGGCAAACAGGTAGCAACATATTACAATAAAAAAGCTCAAGAGTTCTGCAAAAAACAAGGAGTCCAGCCCCCGTCAGGACTGGCATGGCTTCCCCTTGATAGTAAAATCGGTAGGCAATATCTGAGAGCCATGAATTTCTGTCTTGATTTCGCCTCTGA
This genomic interval from Kosmotoga pacifica contains the following:
- a CDS encoding desulfoferrodoxin FeS4 iron-binding domain-containing protein — protein: MPKVTEKGQIFVCEICGNVVEVKEVGGGELVCCGQPMTLKEN
- a CDS encoding aminopeptidase: MDERILKHAKVLVEYCLTLKPGEKLMINGEVVSLPLIRAVYQEALNAGALIQVVIDDTALREKLLKFGNDEQLTYVPESVMTMAKSVDALISILGTSNTRMLSNVPPENVKKNAEGRSKLMEIFFDRMGKGELRWCGTQFPTEADAQEASMSLSDYEDFVYTACHLDSDDPVAEWKRIHDEQQKYVDFLNTKKHLRIVSEDTDIEMSIEGRKWINSDGHVNFPSGEVFTGPVEDTVNGHIRFSFPGIYQGREIEDIRLTFENGKVVKAEASKGQELLEQLLEIRGARYVGEIAMGTNYNITRFTKNMLFDEKIGGTVHLALGRSYPETGGKNESDIHWDMLCDMRKGGEIYADGELIYKDGKFLI
- a CDS encoding ABC-F family ATP-binding cassette domain-containing protein — protein: MRVATATKFSFGGGIIMLHIKQLRFSFGANEVLKGVDLDILPGEVVALLGANGSGKTTLLNIIRGVLKPDSGAVILENTVRFAFLPQETPPFEGTAMEFLLESFPEIGRIYRTMTSLPIDSPDYAEAINEFHKLGGFELEAKINARLYKYGFVEEDLKRPYSSFSKGQQRLWAIFRVFLRGANLLLLDEPTNHLDLQMCQKLERVILEYKSKKCSVLLVSHDRLLIDRVADRSYYLKTGTAVSVNGGYSLMLSHLKSDFESRLREAKEIERKIKQLEFEVSRRISWASSKEAKKKFADKVMNKGHIGRKAAKLAKRAKAVQKRTQAMIRELKEKKPFVEKPIEIELPQYEVSSRKVISATGLSFAFGTKTLFRDVNLELYTKDRVGLIGPNGCGKTTLMRCLVGELKPQGELYRNDNVRWKYIPQDVRAFFRTGSLIDNLRVPELDELQLRQALGAAGFRRDKVFQDVGSLSYGELMRAAILKAMLEKIEFLFLDEPTNHLDIESLEILDRLFNAFPGGMFFISHDRHFIATHGDSLYTFEAGNIRLLFEETPVDLTEFSRTIEIISQTSEDVKNEKEK
- a CDS encoding DUF1700 domain-containing protein, whose product is MDSTEYIRRLEKGLKRLKPLEREEYLQDYREHFQEGIRQGKTEDQICRDLGNPDKIARLILAEHNVRVLDEKHESRSIFTAIMSIIGLGFFNLIVTLPFLAVFYALIFAIFTIAAAFVALPVFYYYYPGNVLLPFSNLNQELLFIFGTMLVGIGIFLFSGKILKGAFKVTVTFLKWNLKVIKGE
- a CDS encoding PadR family transcriptional regulator, producing MDKQMKKGVLDLCVLSVLSEEDCYGYQLVEKISTAIQISEGTIYPLLKRLQREGLLTSYIRESSEGPARKYYKLTPEGVAKYKKLRKKWFEFYNGVNKLLGRGDEDGQY
- a CDS encoding DUF4097 family beta strand repeat-containing protein; translated protein: MQRKKGNIIAGIILALGLILIGASFLIGPIDFHGFEFEDSTNYQNEYTEVFSNPQIDEIYINTINGYVRVEGWDNSDIQLEVKQRYTGYPEGRLEELFELTKPEITFLGNTLRIVTPRLTKTAFLKSYGVSMVIKVPYGLVDRVEVKTSNGDLNFSNLNTQITGDTSNGSISLFKVSGNAKLDSSNGEFYANGFTGYLYVKTSNASMELKNSKAQVFLRTSNGSIYVRDSLLTGTNNTLKTSNGRIVLDSELPESGHLELSTSNGEIELIVPYGTGAVIDADTSNGRIILDNVPVLAKEIGKTSISGSIYGGGNLYIDLSTSNSNIRISGH
- a CDS encoding sensor domain-containing diguanylate cyclase, which gives rise to MRKKTLWLIWILGTVLLWELSRVNYLFFHSIIETLAIVVGFSIFVIAVFSYRFIDNLFIKKLGIVYSAVIIVDFVHMLSYKNMGVFLNFDANQPTQFWILGRVLETFGLLYAVALSDKHNKFFCCIFYPITAAGIWAVFARAFPDCFIEGQGLTQFKVFTEYVLVSVIVVLLFYAKKIKKPDIEPYKSALFFSLAFTALAELSFTLYSDVFGFFNMLGHLFRLMSYVSILNGIVIQSIKVPLRTLYNQVHLEKEKFRKEAHLDSLTGVNNRRFLELYTSAECKMFEEQLFSVAMIDVDNFKEINDRYSHMIGDEVLKVIAKAIKKVVRKGDIVIRYGGDEFLVIFPGASAKDVEMPLKRVQKILEEEAEKFKFSITISYGIAEGTKKEDFYKALKIADKRLYEMKQHMKELHERNSLD
- a CDS encoding amidohydrolase family protein, giving the protein MIIIGGTVLTPSEQIEDAVIFIDNGKITEITTRSALKNLPTDQVIDATNKFIVPGFIDPHTHIGIYRLEGDPGDHGIDLVDPITPQLNVVEGMDVFDPAFDGALSAGVTTVGILPGAYMSFGSSVERITIMPGQGAIFKTNKRMIEESAFVKVAVGEHPKRFLAEQKLSPTTRMGIMSELRKMFLKAKEYSLKEEKNYDPKLEALVPVIEGKIPLRVHIHTARDIVSVLRFSQEFSIKVILDHATEAFLVKDELTDVPIVYGPIVFSKRGTELENLDSSNLSKIRELVFSITTDHPTIPIEYLDMLAGLATAEGYSISQALSLITVNAAKILGIDDRVGSIEPGKDADIVILSGEPFSPDTHVEYTIVDGEVCYKGGID